caaatttagaaaggggtcatttttTTTTTAACGAACCAaaaaaataagttcacataaactggaacggaggggTATATACTAATAGATCATGTACGAaaagataataacaggtaaaccATTCATAAAAGTCGAATTAGTAACCTGAAAATAAGGCATGTTACCTGTTATAGTAAATTAAAATACACTAACAAATTCTTGTGTATACAAATTAAAATCCTTGCTACATTAGTATGAGCAATAAGCTTTACACTAAGAGAAAATGCTATGAGGTTCTTATCTTTTACCAGGAAACATGGAAACTGTACTACATGACATTCTCGTCTAACACAACTCTGGAGCTTGGAATAGGTTTCTGGTTTATCATACTGCAACTACATTATCTTCCTAACACAATAAAAACTCCTTACTATACAACAATTATCTTAACATCAAGACAATTAACCAGAAAAAGGattaaaaagaaggaaagaattgGACAATGTTGATGAACCTTAATCACAACAAATTGGACATCTTATCAGTCCATTCTCATTACAATCCGGGCAACGTTGGAAGCCATATTCTTCGTCCTCAACTTCCAATTCGTCGTGCTCTCCCTCATAGTATATTTTACAACTCCCTGAGCATGTCTCACATGGTACAAACCTAATATCtccacaagcctcacaaactccATTTCCAATCCCACCACCACCATCACCATTCTCTATTCGTTCGCAATTTTCTACTAACTTCTCGAGCTTCCCATCCTCATTCATTCTCCGTATTACATCAGCTCCACCAATGTATTTTTTACCTAAAAACACCCTTGGTAATCCCCCTCTAGCAAATCCATCTCCCAATAATTCTTTCAACTCCTCCTTGAACCCTGAATGCATCGAAACATCCCTCTCATCAACTTTAACGCCTAGTCCCTTTAGAATCTCACGGACGTGACAACAATCCTCGTATGTTTTCCTCACCCCTCTTAGGCTCGTGAAGTAAATAACCAATTTTTCCATCTCACGAGACACCAATTTATTACACTCCGTTAGTACTTCTCCATTTTCTATCTTCGAGTCCTTTCTTGACTCGGCCTCATCATCCGATCCCTGATGATCTTCGACGATTAATGGCTTCAAATGAAAAGGGTTAGCAGGTGGAAGCTCTTCAAGTGCTTTTCTAAATGTAGAAATCACTTCAGGATCAAAATCAGACACTATAAATGTATCATTTGAATGCAAACTAGACTCATTATCAGGCATTTTCGGCGATCCTTCGCCATTTTCTTTAAGCTGATGATCATCAAAACAAGATATATTTGTATTATGAGAAACAGGGAAAGAGAAACTATGATCAAGATGAGGTTTAAGAGGAGTAATATCTTCAAGACCTTCCATTAATTCCCAAGCATTAATAGTTTCTGGCTCACCTGGTGGTGTTCTTACTGGTGTCTTTGGAACCACAACTTTTGGGATTTTTTCATTGATCATTTGGGACCATGTTCTTGCCTCAATCATCAGCTCATCTTTATTTCCCTTTGTTGCATCGTAGTCGTCGATTTCGAATGCAAATTGATCATCTTCGAGACTCTGACTCAGGTTCATTGAGTCAAGTTTCAATGATCCTAACGTGGAGGAAGTGAGATTAACCAAATGTTGTTCACTCTCATTATGATCTTTCTTATGTGGTATGTACATTGAGTAGCTTCTACGTACAGGGGAATATGGTGTATGGCAATTTTGACATACTTTTGGCTTTGAAGTTGCACAACCCATTATTGATAATTTGACCGACAACTTAAGTTTGgtacaagaaaaaaaagaatgcTACTATATGCCAGATAATGGATTGTGTAGGGGTTCGAAAATAAGAAACTAAATAGAGGAAATAAAAATGACAAGAATTCAGAATACGAGGATAATTATAATTTGTACCCCTTTAGTATTTAAGAAAAGATTAATTAATgatagagagattgagagattggAAGATTCTGTTCTGTGCTAAAATCTGCATCAATGGATTGGTTATAAAAGGTAACAGCTTTATCATAATTGACGAGACGACAAAaatatcaacaagaagacaatGCCACATATCAATTGATACCTTAAAAACAAAGTGCATCAGAGGATTAAGAAAAACAAAACTCGTATAGATTAtgaataagaagaaaagaaagagagaaaaataggCAGGGAAAGAGAATTTTGGGAGAAGAAGGAACCTTTTCAGGAGTTATTATTTTATTCTTCTTCCTTCCCTGAAAACAATGTTTCTATCTCTCTAAAGATTATTGGtgggtttttttttcttttgtgtacAAAAAGAGGGGTAATGGACAAAACCAAAAAAGACCCTGTTAGTGGCTAGGCTAGGATGAGAATGAGTGGTTAAAAATGAATCAAACCTTTTTTTCTGGAGAGGGGTTGATTTTATAATATGAATGAAGAAAAGAGAAATGGTGGATATACAAGATGTCaagaacaaaaaaatgaaaagaaaggatTGTGGTGGCTTCTAGGCAAATTCAGTTGCCCCATGCGCAAACCTCTTTTTGTGTGAGACGAAGAGAAGTGGAGGGGCtactttatttttttgattttcctATTGGTATTTGATAACCAGCATACGGGTTGGGACTCCGACTTGTTCGGATTCACGCCGCATAAGACCTATTAAAGGGAAAAGTATTACTGCTAGGATTTTTCCATTTCATAACACGAATCAAATAGATCTAATTAAGGATGAACTGATCTTATGTATTCATACTACAACCCTCGGTGATGAGGGCCGCTTTATTGGTTCTTTATAAGAAGGTGGTCAAAATATGAGCAAGGTTCGGGTTTCTATATATAATCTAGAGTTAAGATatcttcatcatcttcaacaaAGTACGAAGTAGAAAAATTCGATAGGGGGTCTACTTCAGTCTATGGAAGATTAGGATGAAATCGTCTCTGGTGTTACAAGGGGGTTGGAAGCAATTGATTAGGATTTTCCTGACGAGATGAAAGAGATAGAAAAGGCAGACCTGAAGGAGAGGGCTTTGAGTGCGTTCTTCATGAGCGTTACAAATAGAGCATTTTTTGGAAAATTACTGAAGAAACTTCTGCATCAATGGCATGAAAGAAGCTGGAAGATCTGTATTCTAAGAAATAGGTAACAAAACCGCTTCTTATACAATCTCCGTATGAACGAAGGTACACCTGTTAAAACTCACCTTGATGAGTTtaatttaataataaatgaacTTGAAGAATGCAAATATCAAAATTGAAAGTAGGATAATGCCTTGATTGTGTTATGTTACGATACTTTTGTTGATATGTTGCTATATAGGAAAGACAATATTTCACTGAAAAATGTTAGTAATGCACTAAAATCTAAAAAGTTGAAAAAGAGACTTCCAAAAAGCAGAACTGAGGGTGAAGGTCTTGTGAGTAGAGGAAGAACACAACAGAAAGACTTTAATAGAAAAAATTCAACAACCAGATcgaagtctaaagaaaaaaaaatagaattattATGAGTGCAGGGAACAAGGTCATTACAAGAGAAATTATCATAAGCTGAAAGAGAAAAGAGGGAAGCAAAAGTAGATAATTCTACAAATATTATTGACACTTACAATAATTCTGATGATAGTGACTATGTAGCGCACGTTTGTGTCGTGAGTTCTAGTTATGGGCAGAATTATTGGGTTCTTAATTCTGGTGCTACTTCCTACATGTGCACATACAAGAATTGGTTTGCAACTTACAAGCAGATGAGCAGGACTATCTGCATGGGAGATGATAAACTATTACGAGTAGAGGTGATTGGTAACATCAAATTGAGAATATTGgatggaattatcataaatactAAATACTGGCATTATCCTCGGATAAAGAgaaatttgatttctctttcGACTTTGGATGATCAAGGATATAAACtctaaaaataaaatacttaaaaTGTGTAAAGGCACATGGTACTCATAAAGAGTAAACGACATTCTAAATTGTATCATCTTCAAGTCAGTGTAGTTGAAGGGAAAGATGATATAACTTCTGGAAAAGGTAATCTGAATTAGTCTTAGTTGTTGCACTTATGACTTGGTCATATGAGTGACAATGAATTATCTTTGTTGAGCAAGCAGAATTCGTTGGATGGGTACAAAAATCAAGTTTTAAATTTTTGTTAGCACTGTGTATGTTGCGGAAgacaaatgtatatagtgtgaataagtcacaactaactataccaaaattatggcagccactaaataataaataagacaataaagcaacaataaaaggaatacaagaatttacgaggttcggccaagtttgcctacttcctcggacacagccaatattttattccactccaaaaatacaagtgaaataatactaaagagagaagatacaaatgtcttaagaagataagaaggcaaatgagaggtgtgtattaaatcctaaacattaagcctccTTTTATAAGGAAAATTTCCCAAACAAACGTGTCAACCACCGATGTGGGATATTTGACAACTTCAACAAActtccaccttggcaaaattccacatcttcaattttctatcaataacaaattttggttgtgtcttcatctccaatcttcagtgttcaacaatgttgatcaaaatccaaacaatgttgaaacttgaccgcagtcaccacttttgtcagcatatcaacatgattctctgtagtatgaattttcttcaccgtgactccaccttcttctatgatttcttgtacgaaatgataccgaacatcaatgtgctttgtcCTGGAATGATAAatttggttcttcgctaattgaatagcactttgactatcacaaaaaattgtgatacttttgTGTCCAATACCAAGCACTTTTAGCAATCTccgaagccaaattgcctccttcataGCCTCTGTAATAGTCatatactctgcctctgttgtagacaaagcaactgttgactgcaaagtagacttccaactaactggtgcctttgcaaaagtaaacacataaccagttgttgatcttcgtttgtccagatcacccgcaaaatctgagtcacaatatccaactacagattgattgccttcctgctcaaaaaccaacccaacatctacagtattatgaatataccgtagaatttacttcacagcttgtcaatgctcctttcctggattatgcatatatctgttAATAACTCTaacaacttgtgaaatgtcaggtctcgtacagaccattgcatacatcaagctaccaacaacatttgtgtatggtacccttgacatatactcatgttcagcttcatcttttggtgacatagtagtacttagcttaaaatggggagcaagtggagtactaactggcttagtcttctcatctatgccaaaacgttgtagtactctcttcaaatattctttttgagataaacagagtttctttgaacgtctatctcttattatctccatgccaagaattttctttgcctcacccagatccttcatctcgaactccttcttcagttgaatcttcaacttatcaatttcttccgaattcttggaagctatcaacatatcatcaacatataggagaagatatacaaaggaaccatcttcaagcttgcgcaaatatacacaatgatcgtatttgcttctcttgtacccttgccgcaacataaacttgtcaaatcgcttgtaccattgtctagaagattgtttcaatccgtataatgATTTTTCAAATTTgcataccatattttcttttccagcaactttgaatccttctggatgagtcatgtagatttcctcctccaagttttcATGTAAAAACGCAATTTTTACATctatctgaactagttccaaatccaactgtgctaccaaagccaacataattctaacggaggaatgttttacaactggagaaaatacttcattgtaatcaattccctctttttgagcatatcctttggccaccaatcttgctttgtagggaacatcttcttggttagaAAATCTTTCTTTCTTTGTAAATACTCATTTGAACCCatttgctttctttcccttcgggagattggccaatttccatgtatgattctgatgaagggactgtatttcatcatttatggcaatcctccacttatcttcttctgaactttggactgcgtctttataagtggtcgGAACATCATCGGCTACAATTGAGGCGGCACAAGCAACCATCTCTATAAAACGAACAtgttttgttattgtcctttaTGGCCTGCTATTTgcaattgattcaagttgttgttgaggttcttGAGTTGGAATCTCActctctactggctcttcttctagaggataatcttcatttgtttcctcatctgcttcttgtgtaggaaaataaatttttcctaAAACTCCACCTGTttagaagcaccctcattttgtttggtatcttatgttaccttatttaccataacagattcatcaaaggtaacatccctactgaatattactttctttgtcataggacaccataagcggtGTCATTTTACTCCAGAAGTaatccccataaaaatagccttatTTGCCATTGGATTCAATTTTGACTCtatcacatgataatatgcagttgagccaaacacgtgcaaagagtcataatctacagcaggctttccataccatttttcaaatggtgtctttccatcaatagcagcagatggtagacgattaatgaggtggagtgcatatgtaattgctttagcccaaaattctttgcccaagctagcattggacaacatacaccgtaccttctccagcaaggtccggttcatacgttctgccactccattctgttgtggtgtatgtttgacagtgaagtgtcggacgatgccatcattttcacaggccttattaaaatgatcattttttattcacctccattgtctgtgcgaatacacttgatcctcctgcttGTTTGATTCTCCACAATCattttccatttgagaaaaatttccaacacttcatctttgcttttCATtatatacacccacactctttggaaaaaatcatcaataaaggttacaaaatagtgcttcccacccaatgaaggtattttggaaggaccccaaatatcaaagtgtacataatccaaaatgcctttagtattatggatcgttgtaccaaatttaacccttgtttgtttccctttgacacaatgcttgCAAAACTctaagttgcaagcctttactcattttaacaatccttgatctgatagagtttttaaggattttcctccagcttgtcccaagcgcatgtgccatagcctggttgcttctgcctctttgtggtcactggatgtcactgtcactgtcccaataactgtactgccacgataacggtacatgttattgttcttccgattggccttcattaccactagtgcaccggagcatactctcgtTACTCTATTTTCTACaatgattttaaacccatttgattctagggctcccacagagatgagttttttcttcaaatccgatacatatcgaacatctgttaatgatctgatcattccatcatggtttcTTAATCGTATTAAATTCCATATGTGGTatgagggctgttatccgctgtatGAATGACTCcgtattctccttcttgaaaatctacgaaccagtccctgttgggatacatatgatagctacaagccaagtccatcaaccatatgtctgatgatgttgatgactctgttgtaactaatgagaagtctgaatcatcacaatcagttacatttgaatccataatgacCTTTCCATTATTacgtttggccttattcttcaacttcggacagccTTTCTTCCAGTgtcccttttctcgacaaaaggcacattcatctttgctgggtctagatcttaacttggatcttcccttcctTATCCTCGTTTGATTTTAAGGATGACCCCTCACAACCATGTGCTTCTCTTTCTCCGTccttctgtttttctccctttttttgttcatagctgtacaaagtcgaacaaacttctctg
This genomic stretch from Nicotiana sylvestris chromosome 9, ASM39365v2, whole genome shotgun sequence harbors:
- the LOC104230636 gene encoding uncharacterized protein At3g28850-like, with product MGCATSKPKVCQNCHTPYSPVRRSYSMYIPHKKDHNESEQHLVNLTSSTLGSLKLDSMNLSQSLEDDQFAFEIDDYDATKGNKDELMIEARTWSQMINEKIPKVVVPKTPVRTPPGEPETINAWELMEGLEDITPLKPHLDHSFSFPVSHNTNISCFDDHQLKENGEGSPKMPDNESSLHSNDTFIVSDFDPEVISTFRKALEELPPANPFHLKPLIVEDHQGSDDEAESRKDSKIENGEVLTECNKLVSREMEKLVIYFTSLRGVRKTYEDCCHVREILKGLGVKVDERDVSMHSGFKEELKELLGDGFARGGLPRVFLGKKYIGGADVIRRMNEDGKLEKLVENCERIENGDGGGGIGNGVCEACGDIRFVPCETCSGSCKIYYEGEHDELEVEDEEYGFQRCPDCNENGLIRCPICCD